In Peptococcus niger, one genomic interval encodes:
- the purN gene encoding phosphoribosylglycinamide formyltransferase, with protein sequence MKRLNLVVLASGRGSNFKAIQANIDAGRLSAEIKLVLSDHLNAPVLTLANQAQVPALALAPADYADRAGFDAALLAEICKVDCDLIVLAGYMRVLGEAFIEAAPAPIINIHPSLLPSFPGLHAQGQAVAYGVKVSGCTVHLVNHILDGGAIIAQRAVPVLPGDDEDALAARILPVEHELYSDVIQKIAEGKIRLTGQTVTILG encoded by the coding sequence GTGAAAAGGTTAAATTTAGTGGTCCTGGCATCCGGTCGCGGGTCGAATTTTAAAGCCATTCAGGCCAATATTGACGCCGGCCGCTTGTCGGCAGAGATTAAACTGGTGCTTTCCGATCATCTGAATGCGCCGGTTCTCACCCTAGCCAACCAAGCCCAGGTGCCGGCCCTGGCGCTGGCACCGGCGGATTATGCAGACCGGGCCGGTTTTGATGCGGCCTTATTGGCGGAAATTTGCAAGGTTGATTGTGATTTAATTGTTTTGGCAGGCTATATGCGGGTCTTGGGCGAAGCCTTTATTGAAGCAGCACCGGCTCCGATTATCAATATTCATCCGTCGCTCCTGCCCTCCTTCCCAGGGCTGCATGCCCAAGGGCAAGCGGTGGCCTACGGGGTAAAAGTCAGCGGCTGTACGGTGCATTTGGTCAACCATATTTTAGACGGTGGTGCCATCATTGCCCAACGGGCGGTGCCGGTTCTGCCGGGAGATGATGAGGACGCTTTGGCGGCGCGCATTTTACCGGTAGAACATGAATTGTACAGCGATGTGATTCAAAAAATTGCGGAGGGCAAGATTCGATTGACCGGTCAAACAGTCACCATTTTAGGGTAG
- the purM gene encoding phosphoribosylformylglycinamidine cyclo-ligase: protein MKDAMTYRDAGVDISKGNEAVDKIKPLVARTKRPEVLGGLGGFGGLFRVPEGYKKPVLVSGTDGIGTKLKVAFMCGKHDTVGIDAVAMCVNDILVAGAEPLFFLDYVAVGKLNPDQLAEVVAGIAEGCVQSGCALIGGETAEMPGFYQNDEYDVAGFSVGIVEEDRLLDGSAVGEGDVILGLPSTGLHSNGYSLARKIAFERAGKQTDSYIEELGERLGEALLRPTRIYVKDVLPILKEKPGVIHAMAHITGGGLVENVPRVLPEGLSAEIKTEAWPRLPIFDWLAKEGQVPEEDMWRTFNMGIGLVLVIGAADAQAVCEDFQARDIAYYDIGRIVKGDQSVVRV, encoded by the coding sequence ATGAAAGATGCGATGACCTACCGCGATGCGGGCGTTGATATTAGCAAGGGGAATGAAGCGGTTGATAAAATTAAGCCTCTGGTGGCTCGGACCAAGCGGCCGGAAGTCTTGGGCGGCTTGGGGGGCTTTGGTGGACTGTTCAGAGTGCCGGAAGGGTATAAAAAACCGGTTTTGGTTAGCGGCACTGACGGTATCGGAACCAAGTTAAAAGTGGCCTTTATGTGCGGCAAGCACGATACGGTTGGGATTGATGCGGTGGCCATGTGTGTGAACGATATTTTGGTGGCCGGTGCAGAACCCCTGTTTTTCCTGGATTATGTGGCGGTTGGCAAATTAAATCCGGATCAATTGGCAGAAGTGGTGGCTGGGATTGCCGAAGGCTGTGTCCAGTCCGGCTGTGCCTTAATTGGTGGTGAGACCGCTGAAATGCCGGGCTTTTACCAGAATGATGAATACGATGTGGCCGGTTTTTCCGTGGGAATTGTGGAAGAAGACCGTCTCTTGGATGGCAGTGCCGTAGGAGAAGGCGATGTGATTTTGGGCCTGCCGTCTACCGGCCTTCACTCCAATGGGTATTCCTTGGCACGCAAAATTGCCTTTGAACGAGCCGGTAAGCAAACGGACTCTTATATTGAGGAGTTGGGGGAAAGGCTGGGCGAAGCCCTCTTGCGCCCGACGCGCATCTATGTAAAAGATGTGCTCCCGATTTTAAAGGAAAAACCGGGGGTCATCCACGCCATGGCCCACATCACCGGTGGCGGCTTGGTGGAAAATGTGCCCCGAGTCCTGCCTGAAGGGCTATCAGCAGAAATCAAGACCGAGGCTTGGCCCCGTTTGCCGATTTTTGATTGGCTGGCAAAAGAGGGACAGGTGCCGGAAGAGGATATGTGGCGCACCTTCAATATGGGGATCGGCCTAGTGCTTGTCATCGGAGCAGCGGACGCGCAAGCGGTTTGTGAGGATTTTCAGGCGCGCGATATTGCTTATTATGATATTGGCCGGATTGTCAAAGGCGATCAAAGTGTGGTGCGGGTGTGA
- the purF gene encoding amidophosphoribosyltransferase, with product MAVIAADGIHEECGVFAIYTNDEQVASRAYYGLFALQHRGQEACGIATSNQGRIEFYKSQGLVTEVFNEDNLSNLHGRCGIGHVRYSNSDGNANINIQPIVAHYLQGDVALAMNGALTNTEKLRQWLAQSGSVFQTTTDAELVCNLLARYGHGSLDVSISQAMADLQGSYALVAMNHDTIYAARDPYGNRPLCIGKLPNGYCIASESCSLDTIGATFVRDVRPGETITLDADGIHSRDLAHPPQPAHCAFEYVYFARPDSTIDGINVNLSRRRMGAILAREIADELDVDVVIPVPDSGTSAAIGFAEASGIEFTPGILKNRYTGRTFIAPTQEMREQLVKLKLNPIREELEGRRIAVVDDSIVRGTTSKRLVALLKERGAKEVHFLVTCPPVVNPCYYGIDTAERDRLIATKMDIEGIRTYIGADSLHFLSSEGLLEALGGEPRFCDACVGGAYHLGVPEEGEKR from the coding sequence ATGGCAGTCATTGCGGCAGACGGTATTCACGAAGAATGTGGCGTTTTCGCCATCTATACGAATGATGAACAAGTGGCATCGCGGGCCTATTATGGCCTTTTCGCCTTACAGCACCGCGGTCAGGAAGCTTGCGGGATCGCCACTTCAAACCAGGGACGCATTGAATTTTACAAATCCCAAGGGCTGGTTACAGAAGTATTTAATGAAGACAATTTGTCAAACCTGCACGGCCGTTGCGGTATTGGCCATGTGCGTTATTCCAATAGTGATGGGAACGCAAATATCAATATTCAGCCCATTGTTGCGCATTATCTACAAGGGGACGTGGCCCTGGCCATGAACGGGGCACTGACCAATACGGAAAAATTACGGCAATGGTTGGCGCAGAGCGGTTCGGTTTTTCAGACCACGACTGACGCTGAGCTGGTTTGCAACCTGCTGGCCCGCTACGGACACGGTTCATTGGACGTGTCCATCAGTCAGGCCATGGCTGATTTACAAGGCTCTTACGCCTTGGTCGCTATGAATCACGATACCATTTATGCCGCGCGTGATCCTTATGGCAACCGTCCCTTGTGCATTGGCAAATTGCCGAATGGCTACTGTATTGCTTCAGAATCCTGCTCTTTGGATACCATCGGAGCAACCTTTGTGCGGGACGTTCGTCCGGGCGAAACCATTACCTTGGATGCAGACGGCATCCATAGCCGGGACTTGGCCCATCCGCCTCAGCCGGCCCATTGCGCCTTTGAATATGTCTACTTTGCCCGACCGGATTCGACCATTGACGGCATCAATGTGAACCTGTCGCGTCGTCGCATGGGCGCTATTTTAGCCCGTGAAATTGCCGATGAACTGGATGTGGATGTGGTCATTCCGGTGCCGGATTCGGGCACCAGTGCCGCCATCGGTTTTGCAGAAGCCAGTGGCATCGAATTTACGCCGGGCATTTTGAAAAATCGCTATACCGGGCGGACCTTTATTGCCCCCACGCAGGAAATGCGGGAGCAATTGGTTAAATTAAAACTCAACCCCATCCGAGAAGAGTTGGAAGGCCGCCGCATTGCTGTCGTCGATGACAGCATTGTCCGGGGCACCACGAGTAAGCGTCTTGTAGCCCTGCTGAAAGAACGTGGCGCCAAAGAAGTTCACTTCCTGGTGACCTGTCCGCCGGTGGTCAATCCGTGCTATTATGGGATTGATACTGCGGAACGGGACCGGCTGATTGCAACCAAGATGGATATTGAGGGGATTCGCACCTACATTGGTGCAGATAGTTTACATTTTTTGAGTTCTGAAGGGTTATTGGAAGCGCTGGGCGGAGAACCGCGCTTCTGCGATGCGTGCGTCGGTGGCGCCTACCATTTAGGAGTGCCCGAAGAAGGAGAAAAAAGATGA
- the purC gene encoding phosphoribosylaminoimidazolesuccinocarboxamide synthase, with product MKVLEQLYEGKAKRVFKTDDDNLYMVEYKDDATAFNGQKKGTIAHKGVLNNKISGWFFKRLAENGVDNHLVEVVDDDHQLVKRVEIVKLEVIIRNIIAGSMAKRLGLEEGTEISEPIIEFSYKDDDLGDPLINRYHAQAIGVATKEEIDTIMAQAFKVNDLLSKWLDEANLILVDFKLEFGRTPDGKIILADEISPDTCRLWDKDTRKKLDKDRFRQDLGDVAEAYVEVWNRLQKLDK from the coding sequence ATGAAAGTACTTGAACAACTTTATGAAGGTAAGGCAAAACGCGTCTTTAAAACAGATGATGACAACTTGTACATGGTGGAGTATAAAGACGATGCCACCGCTTTTAACGGGCAGAAAAAAGGGACAATTGCTCATAAAGGGGTTCTGAACAATAAAATTTCCGGTTGGTTTTTTAAACGTTTAGCTGAAAACGGCGTTGACAACCACCTGGTGGAAGTGGTAGATGACGATCACCAGTTGGTCAAGCGGGTTGAAATCGTCAAGTTGGAAGTCATCATTCGCAATATCATTGCCGGCTCCATGGCCAAACGTTTGGGCCTGGAAGAAGGGACCGAGATCAGCGAGCCCATTATTGAGTTTTCCTATAAGGATGATGACCTTGGTGATCCGCTCATCAACCGCTATCATGCCCAGGCCATTGGTGTGGCGACCAAAGAAGAAATCGACACCATTATGGCGCAAGCCTTTAAAGTAAATGACCTGCTTTCCAAGTGGCTCGATGAAGCCAACCTGATCTTGGTGGACTTTAAGTTGGAATTTGGGCGCACACCAGACGGCAAAATCATCCTGGCCGATGAAATTTCCCCGGACACTTGCCGCTTGTGGGATAAGGATACCCGAAAGAAGTTGGATAAAGACCGTTTCCGTCAAGACTTAGGGGATGTTGCGGAAGCGTATGTGGAAGTTTGGAATCGTTTACAAAAGTTGGATAAATAA
- the purB gene encoding adenylosuccinate lyase, whose translation MIDRYSQPEMQAIWSEKNKFSIMLEVEVLACEAMAELGEIPKEAAKTIREKADFDVDRIKEIERVTKHDLIAFVSSVAEYVGEDAKYIHLGMTSSDVLDTSFSVQLRQAGLLILDRVDRLIEVLKKQAVRYKDTLAMGRTHGVHAEPVTFGLKLAMWYTEMCRQRERLVRAIDNVSVGAISGAVGTFANIDPQIEAYVCEHLSLRPETVSTQIIQRDHHLEYMMALANIATSLEKFATEIRNLQRTEIAELQESFAKGQKGSSAMPHKRNPIHCERVCGLARVIRGNVTPAAENCVTWHERDISHSSVERIIMPDSTALLYYILGIFTNVAENLVVNEDQMQANVEKTLGLVFSQRVLLALVESGVARDTAYPWVQENAMRAWDEKIPFHDLVRQDKRITEHLDATTIDNIFDYSYHTKRVDFIFRRAGLID comes from the coding sequence ATGATTGATCGCTACAGTCAGCCTGAGATGCAGGCCATTTGGTCTGAAAAGAACAAATTCTCGATTATGCTGGAAGTTGAAGTCTTGGCCTGCGAAGCCATGGCGGAATTGGGTGAAATCCCTAAAGAAGCCGCTAAAACCATTCGCGAAAAAGCCGATTTTGACGTGGACCGCATTAAAGAAATTGAACGCGTGACCAAGCATGACCTCATTGCTTTTGTTTCCAGCGTGGCGGAATACGTCGGCGAGGACGCCAAGTACATTCACTTGGGGATGACCTCTTCAGATGTGCTGGACACCAGCTTCTCCGTTCAACTGCGCCAAGCCGGTTTGCTCATTTTAGACCGGGTGGATCGGTTGATCGAGGTCTTGAAAAAGCAGGCCGTTCGCTATAAAGACACCCTGGCCATGGGACGGACCCACGGGGTTCATGCCGAACCGGTGACCTTTGGCCTTAAGCTGGCCATGTGGTATACGGAGATGTGCCGTCAGAGAGAGCGGCTGGTACGGGCCATTGACAATGTCAGCGTTGGGGCTATTTCCGGTGCTGTGGGAACTTTTGCGAATATTGATCCGCAAATAGAAGCCTATGTCTGTGAACACCTGTCCTTAAGGCCGGAAACCGTTTCCACGCAGATTATTCAGCGCGATCATCACTTGGAATATATGATGGCGCTGGCCAATATTGCCACGTCTTTGGAAAAATTTGCTACGGAAATCCGTAATTTGCAGCGCACGGAAATCGCGGAACTACAAGAATCGTTTGCTAAAGGGCAAAAAGGGTCTTCCGCCATGCCGCATAAGCGCAACCCGATCCATTGCGAACGGGTTTGTGGCTTGGCCCGGGTTATTCGCGGCAATGTTACGCCGGCGGCGGAAAATTGCGTGACCTGGCACGAGCGGGATATTTCTCACTCATCAGTCGAACGGATCATCATGCCTGATTCCACCGCCCTGCTGTACTATATTTTGGGCATTTTCACCAATGTAGCTGAAAACCTGGTGGTGAATGAAGACCAGATGCAGGCCAATGTTGAAAAAACGCTGGGACTTGTTTTTTCGCAGCGGGTTTTGTTGGCCTTGGTGGAAAGCGGTGTTGCCAGAGATACGGCTTATCCCTGGGTCCAAGAAAACGCCATGCGTGCCTGGGATGAAAAAATTCCCTTCCATGATTTGGTGCGGCAAGATAAGCGCATTACCGAGCATTTAGATGCTACAACCATTGATAATATTTTTGACTACAGCTACCATACAAAGCGCGTCGATTTTATTTTCCGTCGTGCCGGCTTAATAGACTAA
- the purE gene encoding 5-(carboxyamino)imidazole ribonucleotide mutase, translating into MQEDVTPLVGIVMGSDSDFKIMKKAAQQLDEFGIPYEMLVASAHRSPEKALNFSAEAAGKGMRVIIAGAGAAAHLPGVLAAKTILPVIGVPINATALNGVDALYAIVQMPSGIPVATVGIDGAKNAAILAAQMLALSDADLQAKLLAYKTDMAAGVAKKDAKLQEALCQMKEEAKND; encoded by the coding sequence ATGCAAGAAGATGTAACACCGTTGGTTGGCATTGTTATGGGCAGTGATTCTGATTTTAAAATCATGAAAAAGGCTGCTCAACAGTTGGATGAGTTTGGCATTCCGTATGAAATGTTGGTGGCCAGTGCCCATCGCAGCCCGGAAAAGGCTTTGAACTTTTCGGCGGAGGCGGCGGGGAAAGGGATGCGTGTTATCATTGCCGGTGCCGGGGCTGCAGCCCATTTGCCCGGCGTGTTGGCCGCTAAAACAATCCTGCCGGTCATCGGGGTGCCGATTAACGCAACTGCTTTAAACGGCGTTGATGCGCTATATGCCATTGTCCAGATGCCGTCCGGTATTCCGGTGGCCACGGTGGGTATTGATGGGGCCAAAAATGCCGCCATTTTAGCCGCACAAATGCTGGCCCTTTCGGATGCAGACTTGCAAGCGAAACTCCTTGCCTATAAGACGGATATGGCCGCCGGTGTTGCTAAAAAAGACGCCAAGTTGCAAGAAGCCTTGTGTCAAATGAAAGAGGAAGCTAAGAATGATTGA
- a CDS encoding YraN family protein, translating to MRWMPGSKTPDRRRDFGLVAEEAAVRLLKGEGQRIVARNFAVRDGEIDIISRTKDTLIFTEVRARKFGAMVRPEDTVDARKQAKIRRTAQAWLLQHPTELACRFDVVACYEGADGSLALEYYKDAF from the coding sequence ATGCGGTGGATGCCTGGCTCAAAAACGCCTGACAGACGCCGAGATTTTGGCCTAGTTGCTGAAGAGGCAGCGGTGCGTCTGTTAAAAGGTGAGGGACAACGGATTGTGGCGCGCAATTTTGCTGTGCGGGATGGCGAAATTGACATCATCAGCCGGACAAAAGACACCTTGATTTTTACGGAAGTGCGAGCGCGCAAATTCGGTGCGATGGTGCGGCCGGAAGATACGGTGGATGCTCGCAAGCAAGCGAAAATCCGACGGACGGCCCAGGCCTGGCTTTTACAGCACCCAACTGAGCTGGCCTGCCGGTTTGATGTGGTGGCCTGTTATGAAGGAGCCGATGGGTCCCTTGCCCTGGAATATTATAAAGATGCTTTTTAA
- a CDS encoding GatB/YqeY domain-containing protein gives MLYEDYRREKMQALKAKDTFKNKVITGLMSDMTYRLKEKGEDLTAEECTQVVQKALKKAQEAYELAASRPDKQAESAKEIEILKGYLPKQLTAEEVSTELQTLFADVAPEKANKGMLMGRAMGALKGKADGRVISDAVDAWLKNA, from the coding sequence ATGCTGTACGAAGATTATCGTCGTGAAAAAATGCAAGCGCTTAAGGCGAAAGATACGTTTAAAAATAAGGTCATTACCGGTCTCATGTCGGATATGACTTATCGGTTAAAGGAAAAGGGTGAAGATTTAACGGCTGAAGAGTGCACGCAAGTGGTGCAGAAAGCTTTAAAGAAAGCCCAAGAAGCCTATGAATTGGCGGCATCCCGTCCAGATAAACAGGCAGAAAGTGCTAAAGAAATTGAGATTTTAAAGGGCTATTTGCCAAAACAATTGACGGCTGAAGAAGTATCGACTGAGCTGCAAACGCTTTTTGCCGATGTGGCGCCTGAAAAAGCCAATAAAGGTATGCTCATGGGCCGGGCAATGGGGGCCTTGAAGGGTAAGGCCGACGGTCGGGTGATTTCCGATGCGGTGGATGCCTGGCTCAAAAACGCCTGA